Proteins encoded within one genomic window of Polaribacter sp. NJDZ03:
- a CDS encoding cytochrome c biogenesis protein CcdA, protein MKKIILILLLTLGFASYAQVFEPVKWTTSVEKVSETEYNLIAKASIDRGWHLYSQNVPEDGPIPTSFTFEENEGYSLIDNVVEEEGHTIDDPVFNMVIKFFEDSATFKQKVKITSTELTAIIGEVEFMVCDDSKCLPPTYVDLEFKLKNTTVTKDISAASITSEKESVIKSTTTNTPSEDNNQRGLISIFLIAFISGFAALLTPCVFPMIPMTVSFFTKQSKTKAAGIKNAIIYGLSIIVIYVLLGVLVSLLFGADALNALSTNVWFNVIFFVLLLVFAASFLGAFEIMLPNSWANKVDSQADRGGLIGIFFMALALAIVSFSCTGPIVGTLLVEAAAGGSQIGPIVGMLGFSLAIALPFALFAAFPGWLNSLPKSGGWLNTVKVVLGFLELALAFKFLSNADLVLQLHWLEREVFIAIWIAVFGGLTLYLFGKIQLPHDSPIKHISVGRLGLGLFSLTFTLYMLPGLWGAPLNLISAFPPPQHYSESPYGVGYMKLGSGDASQTEIPDGAHLMPPHNILSFNDYDKGLAYAKKVGKPVMMDFTGHACVNCRKMEQNVWVQPNILKMLKNDVILISLYVDDKRKLADDEVVESKLRPGKKLKYIGQKWSEMQTIKYKTNTQPFYVLMNHDEEDLNAPVGYTPNSDEYYNWMKEGIKKFK, encoded by the coding sequence TTTGAACCTGTAAAATGGACTACTTCTGTAGAAAAGGTATCAGAAACAGAATACAATCTTATCGCAAAGGCAAGTATAGATAGAGGTTGGCATTTATATTCTCAAAATGTGCCAGAAGATGGACCAATACCTACTTCATTTACTTTTGAAGAAAATGAAGGTTATTCCTTAATAGATAATGTTGTAGAAGAAGAGGGACATACAATAGATGATCCTGTTTTTAATATGGTTATTAAGTTTTTTGAAGACAGTGCAACTTTTAAGCAAAAGGTAAAAATTACAAGCACAGAACTTACTGCAATAATAGGAGAAGTAGAGTTTATGGTTTGTGATGATAGCAAATGTCTTCCGCCTACCTATGTAGATTTAGAATTTAAGTTAAAAAATACAACGGTTACAAAAGATATCTCAGCTGCAAGTATAACATCAGAAAAAGAAAGTGTTATAAAAAGTACCACGACAAACACACCAAGTGAAGACAATAATCAAAGAGGTTTAATTTCAATCTTTTTAATTGCCTTTATATCTGGTTTTGCTGCATTGTTAACGCCTTGTGTGTTCCCGATGATACCAATGACGGTGAGCTTTTTTACAAAACAAAGTAAAACAAAGGCTGCAGGAATTAAAAATGCAATTATTTACGGACTTTCAATTATTGTAATTTATGTTTTATTAGGTGTTTTAGTCAGTCTTCTTTTCGGAGCAGATGCATTAAATGCACTTTCTACAAATGTGTGGTTTAACGTTATCTTCTTTGTTTTATTATTGGTTTTTGCAGCCTCTTTTTTAGGTGCTTTCGAAATTATGTTACCAAATTCTTGGGCAAATAAAGTAGATTCTCAAGCAGATAGAGGAGGTTTAATTGGAATCTTTTTTATGGCTTTGGCACTGGCTATTGTATCCTTTTCTTGTACAGGCCCTATTGTTGGTACTTTATTAGTAGAAGCTGCAGCCGGAGGAAGTCAAATAGGTCCAATTGTGGGCATGTTAGGTTTTTCTTTAGCAATTGCTTTACCATTTGCATTATTTGCAGCTTTTCCTGGTTGGTTAAATTCTTTGCCAAAATCTGGTGGTTGGTTAAACACTGTAAAAGTAGTTTTAGGATTCTTAGAACTTGCTTTGGCTTTCAAATTCTTATCGAATGCAGATTTAGTGCTTCAATTACATTGGTTAGAAAGAGAAGTGTTTATTGCTATTTGGATTGCCGTTTTTGGAGGGTTAACTTTATATCTTTTCGGAAAAATACAATTACCACATGATTCTCCGATAAAACATATTTCTGTTGGTAGATTAGGTTTGGGATTATTTTCATTAACTTTTACATTATATATGTTACCAGGTTTATGGGGAGCACCTTTAAATTTAATTAGCGCTTTTCCACCACCACAGCATTATAGCGAATCTCCTTACGGAGTAGGTTATATGAAACTAGGTTCTGGAGATGCTTCTCAGACAGAAATTCCTGATGGAGCACATTTAATGCCTCCACATAATATTTTATCATTTAATGACTATGATAAAGGTTTGGCGTATGCTAAAAAAGTAGGGAAGCCAGTAATGATGGACTTTACAGGACATGCTTGTGTAAATTGTAGAAAAATGGAGCAAAATGTTTGGGTGCAACCAAATATTTTAAAAATGCTTAAAAATGACGTAATTTTAATTTCGTTATATGTTGATGATAAACGAAAGTTAGCGGATGATGAAGTGGTAGAAAGTAAATTAAGACCTGGTAAAAAATTAAAGTATATTGGTCAGAAATGGAGTGAAATGCAAACCATTAAATACAAGACCAATACGCAACCTTTTTATGTTTTAATGAATCATGATGAAGAAGATTTAAATGCGCCAGTAGGATATACGCCTAATAGCGATGAATATTATAATTGGATGAAAGAAGGTATTAAAAAATTTAAATAA
- a CDS encoding aminotransferase class V-fold PLP-dependent enzyme yields the protein MISANKNNIVKSDLENYFNQFKKNIIGINQTFQSPYGEQKLIYTDWTASGRLYRPIEEKLINEFGPFIANTHTETSTSGAAMTLAYHEARSIIKRHVNANDNDVLITSGTGMTGVVNKFQRILGLKVSENLKEHTHIPDEIRPIVFVSHMEHHSNHTSWIETIADVEVVPCDDEGLLCVKKFEECIKKYEHRKIKIASITSCSNVTGIKTAYHEVAKLIHKYNGLCFVDFACCAPYVDINMHPENEDEQLDAIFFSPHKFLGGPGTSGVLVFNKKLYKNVVPDNPGGGTVSYTNPWGQHDYFVDVETREDGGTPGFMQAIKIALSIQLKDKMGVVNIKKREDEINAVVFETLESLSGVKILAPNHKDRLSIFSFYFEKHHFNMVVKILNDRFGIQTRGGCSCAGTYGHFLLNVDQATSNRIKDEILLGCSTDKPGWIRLSIHPTITSEELNFICDSLKGLSENIEEWSKDYKYDNLKNDFSHKTVQPIEKELVKKWFSL from the coding sequence ATGATTTCAGCAAATAAAAACAACATAGTAAAATCTGATTTAGAAAATTATTTTAATCAGTTTAAAAAAAATATCATTGGTATTAACCAGACTTTTCAATCTCCGTATGGGGAACAAAAATTAATCTATACAGATTGGACTGCAAGCGGAAGATTATATCGACCAATTGAAGAAAAGTTAATAAATGAATTTGGACCGTTTATAGCAAATACACATACAGAAACCTCTACTTCTGGTGCTGCTATGACTCTAGCGTACCATGAAGCTAGAAGTATTATTAAACGTCATGTGAATGCAAATGATAATGATGTTTTAATTACTTCCGGTACAGGGATGACAGGTGTTGTTAATAAATTTCAGAGGATTTTAGGTTTAAAAGTTTCAGAAAATTTAAAAGAACATACTCATATTCCAGACGAAATTAGACCTATTGTTTTTGTTTCTCATATGGAGCATCATTCTAACCATACATCTTGGATAGAAACAATTGCAGATGTTGAGGTAGTTCCTTGTGATGATGAAGGTTTGTTATGTGTAAAGAAATTTGAAGAATGTATTAAGAAATACGAGCACAGAAAAATAAAGATTGCTTCTATAACGTCCTGTTCTAATGTTACAGGAATTAAAACAGCGTATCATGAAGTTGCAAAACTAATACATAAATACAACGGACTCTGTTTTGTCGATTTTGCTTGTTGTGCTCCTTATGTAGATATAAATATGCACCCAGAAAATGAAGACGAACAGTTAGATGCCATCTTTTTTTCTCCACATAAATTTTTAGGTGGGCCAGGAACTTCTGGAGTTTTAGTTTTTAATAAAAAATTGTATAAAAACGTGGTGCCAGATAACCCAGGTGGAGGTACAGTAAGCTATACAAATCCTTGGGGACAGCATGATTATTTTGTAGATGTAGAAACAAGAGAAGATGGTGGAACACCAGGATTTATGCAGGCTATAAAAATTGCACTTTCTATTCAGTTGAAAGACAAAATGGGAGTTGTAAACATTAAGAAAAGGGAAGATGAAATAAATGCAGTAGTATTTGAAACTTTAGAAAGCCTTTCTGGAGTAAAAATATTAGCACCAAACCATAAAGACCGACTAAGTATTTTTTCTTTTTATTTTGAAAAACATCACTTTAATATGGTTGTAAAAATATTAAATGATAGATTCGGAATTCAAACTAGAGGAGGTTGTTCTTGTGCAGGAACTTACGGACATTTTTTATTGAATGTAGATCAAGCAACATCTAATAGAATAAAAGATGAAATATTGCTGGGTTGTAGTACAGACAAACCAGGTTGGATTCGTTTGTCAATTCATCCAACAATTACATCAGAAGAGTTAAACTTTATTTGTGATTCTCTAAAAGGACT